From the genome of Geoglobus ahangari, one region includes:
- a CDS encoding precorrin-2 dehydrogenase/sirohydrochlorin ferrochelatase family protein codes for MRIPLYIEFSGKNVLIIGGGGVGTSRAKKFLSAGARVRVLSIEFSDELKEMDVELIKGDARDESLLEEHIGWCDLVTVAIPDTSVNDAVVRLAKKHRALVNLANDAERTEVVVPFDGEVDGIRFAVTTEGKSGVVARAVRDKFLQILREDEELLNLLRAMDFLKRYMKENEVPVNVRMKMYFAVSGDEEFKRLVREGRIEEAKEFAIKYLREYLEGKRDVDDSVVKINF; via the coding sequence GGTAAAAACGTGCTCATCATCGGTGGAGGTGGAGTCGGGACGAGCAGGGCGAAGAAGTTTCTGAGTGCCGGGGCGAGGGTGAGGGTTCTGAGCATCGAGTTCAGCGACGAGCTGAAGGAGATGGATGTAGAGCTCATCAAAGGAGATGCGAGGGATGAGTCTCTCCTTGAGGAGCACATAGGCTGGTGCGACCTCGTGACTGTGGCGATTCCTGACACGAGCGTGAATGACGCGGTTGTAAGGCTGGCCAAGAAGCACAGGGCCCTCGTGAATCTCGCCAACGACGCTGAGAGGACTGAGGTTGTCGTGCCCTTCGACGGTGAGGTGGACGGAATAAGGTTCGCAGTCACCACCGAGGGAAAGAGCGGGGTCGTTGCGAGGGCAGTGAGGGACAAGTTCCTGCAGATTCTCAGGGAGGACGAGGAGCTGCTCAACCTGCTGAGGGCTATGGACTTCCTGAAAAGGTACATGAAGGAGAATGAGGTTCCCGTAAATGTGAGGATGAAGATGTACTTTGCGGTGAGCGGTGACGAGGAGTTCAAGAGGCTGGTGAGAGAGGGGAGGATCGAGGAGGCCAAGGAGTTCGCGATAAAGTACTTGAGAGAGTATTTGGAAGGAAAGCGGGATGTGGATGATAGTGTCGTCAAGATAAACTTCTGA
- a CDS encoding Lrp/AsnC family transcriptional regulator, producing MDKELLMKAQYEMPVSEDPFAELAEKLDRSVESVIESLREYLRSGVVKKVGPQLNYKAFRGISFAALVGAEVRENLERAVEVINSDRGVKHNFLREHDVYNIWFTIKAPSKEELFERTKALMERCGVDNYVVLPSVRVYKMDVKYDLFRGVSFSTRAEERAEVPKVEELGVDGDMLRDMERNFAVEERPFRRFAEKYGYTESELADLIAELIEKRVVRDFYAVLNGQKAGFRENGMNLIRTEEPERVAERLLRRIPEITHLVQREVPENWNYPVYFMVHAVNREIIEGIAEKARDVEGVEELRILYSLRSFKD from the coding sequence GTGGATAAAGAGCTCCTGATGAAGGCCCAGTACGAGATGCCCGTCAGTGAAGACCCATTTGCGGAGCTTGCCGAAAAGCTCGACAGATCGGTAGAATCCGTCATCGAGTCGCTGAGGGAGTATCTGAGGAGCGGAGTGGTCAAGAAGGTAGGGCCCCAGCTGAATTACAAGGCGTTCAGGGGGATAAGCTTCGCAGCCCTCGTCGGGGCGGAGGTTAGGGAAAATCTGGAGAGGGCCGTTGAGGTCATAAACTCCGACAGAGGGGTGAAGCACAACTTCCTGAGGGAGCATGACGTCTACAACATCTGGTTCACGATAAAGGCCCCGAGTAAAGAAGAGCTATTCGAAAGGACGAAAGCTCTGATGGAGAGGTGCGGCGTTGACAACTACGTGGTTCTTCCCAGCGTCAGGGTTTACAAGATGGACGTGAAGTACGACCTCTTCAGGGGGGTCTCGTTCAGCACGAGGGCTGAGGAGAGGGCAGAGGTGCCGAAGGTGGAGGAGCTTGGGGTTGATGGGGACATGCTGAGGGACATGGAGAGGAACTTCGCCGTGGAGGAGAGGCCGTTCAGGAGGTTTGCCGAGAAGTACGGGTACACCGAGTCCGAGCTGGCGGATCTGATTGCAGAGCTAATCGAGAAGAGGGTTGTGAGGGACTTCTACGCAGTCCTGAACGGCCAGAAAGCCGGTTTCAGGGAGAACGGGATGAACCTGATAAGGACGGAAGAGCCTGAGAGGGTTGCTGAGAGACTTCTCAGAAGAATCCCCGAGATCACCCACCTCGTCCAGAGGGAGGTGCCGGAGAACTGGAACTACCCGGTCTACTTCATGGTGCACGCGGTGAACAGGGAGATAATTGAGGGCATAGCCGAGAAGGCGAGGGACGTGGAGGGAGTGGAGGAGCTCAGGATACTTTACAGCCTGAGGAGTTTCAAGGACTGA
- a CDS encoding ribonuclease P protein component 4: MAVKRDKALEKRIARERIDYLLNLADEVKFRDYELARRYVELAVRIAKKYRIRLKKKKLRFCRGCLHPYRHDKMRVRVSKGVVRITCLNCGHVRRFKLK, translated from the coding sequence ATGGCGGTTAAAAGAGACAAGGCTCTGGAGAAAAGGATCGCGAGGGAGAGGATAGACTACCTGCTAAACCTCGCGGATGAGGTGAAATTCAGGGACTACGAGCTCGCGAGGAGGTATGTTGAGCTTGCGGTCAGGATAGCGAAGAAGTACAGAATCAGGCTGAAGAAGAAAAAGCTCAGGTTCTGCAGGGGGTGCCTCCACCCATACAGGCACGACAAAATGAGAGTCAGGGTGAGCAAGGGGGTTGTGAGGATAACCTGCCTGAACTGCGGGCACGTGAGGAGGTTCAAGTTAAAGTAA
- a CDS encoding DUF134 domain-containing protein encodes MPRRKRKRFVELSFHEKGGEVVVFPDEAEAVRLVDVLGMSQKRAAELMGVSQPTISRLLLQARRKLGIAMLESRRIRIEFDDSFIAVKRCRRCLKPVDRCGCEDGG; translated from the coding sequence ATGCCGCGAAGGAAGCGAAAGAGGTTCGTGGAGCTCAGCTTCCACGAGAAGGGCGGAGAGGTTGTGGTGTTCCCTGATGAGGCCGAGGCGGTGAGGCTCGTGGACGTGCTCGGAATGAGCCAGAAGAGGGCTGCAGAGCTCATGGGGGTGTCGCAGCCGACCATAAGCAGACTGCTTTTGCAGGCAAGAAGGAAGCTCGGCATAGCGATGCTCGAGTCGAGGAGGATAAGGATAGAGTTCGACGACAGCTTCATAGCCGTGAAGAGGTGCAGAAGGTGCCTCAAGCCGGTTGACAGGTGCGGGTGCGAGGATGGCGGTTAA
- a CDS encoding helix-turn-helix domain-containing protein → MERDDLIEILIEIRNLLERIERKMDEIAGRERKRPDIDPLALLELPGSLRTTYMALMELKEATAEEVASVTGRGRPSESHYLNTLVKMGYASKKRVGKKVYYFLG, encoded by the coding sequence TTGGAGAGGGACGACCTGATTGAAATCCTCATTGAGATCAGGAATCTGCTGGAAAGGATAGAGAGGAAAATGGACGAAATCGCGGGGCGTGAAAGGAAAAGACCGGATATTGATCCCCTCGCCCTTCTGGAGCTCCCAGGAAGCCTGAGAACAACGTACATGGCCCTCATGGAACTCAAGGAGGCCACAGCAGAGGAGGTCGCGTCCGTCACAGGAAGGGGGAGACCGTCCGAGAGCCACTACCTGAACACGCTCGTGAAGATGGGGTATGCGAGCAAGAAGAGGGTGGGGAAAAAGGTGTACTACTTTTTGGGGTGA
- a CDS encoding MFS transporter produces the protein MLALVVVIAAFAAYFLSFPLYGPLLADLPANLLESYLTTFMASTIAGSLIAGTFADRVERKMAALKILAILLILAVFIYRSGHYIAASAIQGLAVGAHVVFWGALMSRKVKPWRRATVFAVSAAIANIYLILVQHSGHVNQLLAALPLVPVLLLPEVRDKPSRETWSINRDVVNFALPIVVFYILGGFMYAEMEVAFREAGISVHVLFYVAVVVVAGYLYDRFGRKPVSIAGLLLLAASYVLFNRNLVLSALLIQSSYGFVDVFSMIIWADLARYGSEGKHYAIGFSVIMASLLAGYKAILYYSPKASDFEAIALILLIFASVLIALVREPKISQEDYLMRVREMGGASQ, from the coding sequence ATGCTTGCACTCGTTGTTGTAATCGCTGCGTTTGCCGCTTATTTTCTGTCGTTTCCGCTTTACGGGCCTCTGCTTGCAGATCTGCCCGCAAACCTTCTGGAGAGCTATCTGACGACGTTCATGGCCTCCACCATCGCCGGCTCGCTGATCGCCGGCACGTTTGCGGACAGAGTTGAGAGGAAGATGGCTGCTCTAAAGATACTCGCCATTCTTCTGATCCTCGCGGTTTTCATTTACAGGTCGGGCCACTACATAGCAGCATCGGCCATTCAGGGGCTGGCTGTTGGTGCGCATGTGGTCTTCTGGGGTGCGCTGATGTCGAGAAAGGTCAAGCCATGGAGGAGAGCGACAGTCTTCGCGGTATCCGCTGCAATCGCCAACATTTATCTCATTCTCGTCCAGCACAGTGGCCACGTGAACCAGCTCCTCGCGGCCCTCCCGCTCGTCCCGGTGCTCTTACTGCCCGAGGTTCGCGACAAACCGTCCAGGGAGACTTGGTCAATCAACAGAGATGTTGTGAACTTCGCCCTCCCGATCGTGGTGTTCTACATTCTCGGTGGGTTCATGTACGCTGAGATGGAGGTGGCCTTCAGGGAGGCTGGCATAAGCGTGCACGTTCTGTTTTACGTGGCAGTCGTGGTTGTGGCTGGATACCTCTACGACAGGTTTGGCAGGAAGCCAGTATCAATCGCAGGCCTGCTGCTGCTTGCCGCGTCGTACGTTCTGTTCAACAGGAACCTCGTGCTCTCTGCCCTCCTCATCCAGTCGTCCTACGGGTTCGTGGACGTCTTTTCGATGATCATATGGGCTGATCTCGCAAGGTACGGCAGCGAGGGGAAGCACTACGCCATTGGCTTCTCCGTTATAATGGCATCACTGCTCGCCGGGTACAAGGCCATCCTCTACTACTCCCCCAAGGCATCCGATTTTGAGGCCATTGCCCTGATCCTGCTGATCTTTGCATCGGTTCTCATAGCCTTGGTTAGGGAGCCGAAGATATCTCAGGAGGATTACCTAATGAGGGTGAGGGAGATGGGGGGTGCGTCACAGTGA
- a CDS encoding ParA family protein: MKVISLHSFKGGVGKTFIALNLASVLAEYGKTCIMELDLIAPSLYSFFEADCYINDLIYGNAEVGGCTVEVDRNLYAILASPSSNAIKRELRKEYREEMRTLERLMEVKKKLSGFDFVVLDTHPGISYSSINSIILSDLVLLALRPDKIDVDGTETLLDIIRSLSKPMYAVINRYDGRDVDVGVEVVGTIPCSCDVTMDRPFFVRDHEDHPVTAAIRGLARRVLDL; encoded by the coding sequence GTGAAGGTTATCAGCCTCCACTCGTTCAAGGGTGGAGTCGGCAAAACCTTCATAGCCCTCAACCTGGCGAGTGTGCTGGCGGAGTACGGAAAAACCTGCATAATGGAGCTTGATCTGATCGCTCCGAGCCTCTACTCGTTTTTCGAGGCAGACTGCTACATAAACGACCTGATATACGGGAACGCAGAGGTTGGGGGGTGCACGGTCGAGGTCGACAGGAACTTGTACGCCATCCTCGCCTCACCATCCTCGAACGCGATAAAGAGAGAGCTCAGGAAGGAGTACAGGGAGGAAATGAGGACACTCGAGAGGCTGATGGAGGTCAAAAAGAAGCTGAGCGGGTTTGACTTCGTGGTTCTCGACACCCACCCTGGAATCAGCTACTCCAGCATAAACTCCATAATCCTGAGCGATCTTGTACTGCTCGCCCTGAGGCCTGACAAGATCGATGTTGACGGAACCGAGACCCTGCTGGATATAATCCGCAGCCTTTCCAAACCCATGTATGCGGTCATCAACAGGTACGACGGCAGGGATGTCGATGTCGGTGTCGAGGTTGTGGGCACAATTCCCTGCAGCTGTGACGTGACGATGGATAGGCCGTTCTTCGTCAGGGACCATGAGGATCACCCCGTCACAGCGGCAATAAGGGGTCTCGCGAGAAGGGTTCTCGACCTTTGA
- a CDS encoding carboxypeptidase-like regulatory domain-containing protein, which translates to MECASKCARGEFGVKEKFRTILVLIVVSVALLVITSTAAAQYNITGNVTVVGATDPATTPLIVVAYNETRNLWYASFGPVLSDPTTETLVFPYNVSNLPTGNYTVFAFLDFNGNNTPDSDEPQNASNQIQILNGDVSGVDLVIYNATSTAPTPQPAGTVNYTISGFLFPSANVSVGLVEVYAFNSSLYTRDDLTAENVTAFLPSADNSTTVTVIAYPAQYSFQVAAGSYYVVALLNESGNYTAIGYAVNASDVLGMTAINVTLGDNTSANITLYETTASPAGTSSGTGTVSQGSANVTVGGTVYYSGIATGTLHIAAYNATQPLTESLLLSQPVNVTVVQSPAFPYAYSLSVPPGFYWVIAFLDLNASNGYDPGEPVGFAINATSNATAVPIDAFAGNSTADVILNESNGFLTGSYYGNYTEGGYFEENFTLPSGLVYWYPETCNQSTVNVTVRALNWSTVYNSTSDFMITLEGTCFYGVSVDSNGTADIGIQPGEYRVVIYEAIPPFRMIEVGNRTASEGGEIAIDFSQLDIPEVRSVTVRVLDSGAPVASAEVVVYSTTAFLGYGITDQNGNVTINGIDGNYTAQVMIFGNYTVQTYTFSVSINNTTSVIVLDISSLPTLAGYVLKDGTPVSGAFVSLYSDDYLVYVTATTNSSGYYSLSLPSYGTYNIRVDPGFSSEYFTPYEDRLDVNQSLTSSLYNISVGFANGVKLSGYVTDTSGRSDTPMSDVLIWTFSEDTLYYAYTFTNDSGYYELELPAGTYEIHFDPTTSSSPGFVEKVVTLSLAGDTVYNVTFDLADQGNMLSGWIVDGNGQPVTCSYGCGWIVAYGENGWNSAEVGSDGYYEMYLPSGDYTVEFYPYSSSYTTVRTSVSLSGDTVMNLTVSQGYSLSGQVLRNGQAVSYADVYLYNSDTWEFAGWTSTDYNGNFVIHGLSGGNYTIEVYSPTAGYYSAEVTVSGDVTLTVDMSAVGGYTLDGTILPSGSADVYIYNDEYSFWTYTDNGTFSMAGIPPGNYTVQIYHYDLGMPMNFEVSISSDTSMTFDFGVSSTTLSSVRVTVVNETGSAVSGASVSLYSDTTGASNTTDSNGVATFQLPDGTYSVVVQADGYYINATTLTVSGDTSLSIALESIATQTQNGTTGGTQTSLVVNITSLYDSDVSVWITVKDSNATSDRYYAEVFERTIPAGQTASFTLSVPAGTYKVAVLYPVYSNGVIAETGEVYQLNVTVPGSPPLEFTVPGS; encoded by the coding sequence ATGGAGTGTGCGAGCAAATGCGCGAGAGGTGAGTTTGGTGTGAAGGAAAAATTCAGGACCATTTTGGTTTTGATAGTGGTGTCAGTGGCGCTACTGGTGATCACGTCAACCGCAGCAGCCCAGTACAACATAACGGGCAACGTGACCGTGGTTGGTGCCACAGACCCTGCCACGACACCGCTCATTGTGGTAGCATACAACGAGACGAGGAATCTGTGGTACGCGAGCTTTGGGCCAGTCTTATCGGATCCCACCACCGAGACGCTCGTTTTCCCCTACAACGTGAGCAACCTCCCAACCGGCAACTACACGGTTTTCGCGTTTCTGGACTTCAACGGAAACAACACTCCCGACTCGGACGAGCCGCAGAACGCGTCAAATCAGATCCAGATTCTGAACGGAGATGTCAGCGGGGTGGATCTCGTCATCTACAACGCGACCTCAACCGCTCCCACCCCACAGCCAGCCGGCACGGTGAACTACACAATCTCCGGATTCCTGTTCCCGTCTGCCAATGTGAGCGTTGGGCTGGTGGAGGTTTACGCCTTCAACTCGAGCCTCTACACGAGGGACGACCTGACAGCGGAGAATGTAACAGCCTTCCTCCCATCTGCCGACAACAGCACCACAGTCACCGTGATCGCTTACCCGGCACAGTACTCGTTCCAGGTGGCTGCGGGGAGTTACTACGTGGTGGCACTTCTCAACGAGAGCGGAAACTACACGGCGATTGGCTACGCGGTGAACGCAAGTGATGTGTTGGGGATGACTGCCATCAACGTCACCTTGGGTGACAACACCAGCGCGAACATCACTCTCTACGAGACTACAGCCTCACCAGCAGGAACCTCGTCTGGCACGGGCACCGTGAGTCAGGGAAGTGCGAACGTGACCGTGGGTGGAACAGTCTACTACAGCGGAATTGCCACCGGAACGCTCCACATAGCCGCGTACAACGCGACCCAGCCCCTTACTGAATCCCTGCTTCTCTCACAGCCGGTCAACGTAACGGTGGTTCAGTCCCCGGCCTTCCCCTATGCATACTCGCTTTCCGTTCCACCGGGCTTTTACTGGGTGATTGCGTTCTTGGATTTGAACGCAAGCAATGGCTACGATCCCGGCGAACCCGTGGGCTTTGCCATAAACGCCACATCGAACGCGACCGCGGTTCCGATTGACGCGTTCGCAGGCAACAGCACTGCTGACGTAATCCTCAACGAGAGCAACGGGTTCTTGACAGGCTCGTATTACGGAAACTACACCGAAGGTGGGTACTTTGAGGAGAACTTCACGCTCCCCTCAGGACTGGTGTACTGGTATCCCGAAACCTGCAACCAGAGCACGGTAAACGTGACCGTGAGGGCACTGAACTGGAGCACGGTTTACAACAGCACTTCCGACTTCATGATCACCTTAGAGGGCACCTGCTTCTACGGTGTGAGTGTCGACTCCAACGGCACAGCGGACATCGGAATCCAGCCCGGAGAGTACAGGGTTGTGATATACGAGGCCATCCCTCCGTTCAGGATGATTGAGGTTGGTAACAGAACCGCCAGTGAGGGAGGTGAGATCGCCATAGACTTCTCCCAGCTCGACATACCTGAGGTCAGGTCGGTGACCGTGAGGGTGCTCGACAGCGGCGCGCCAGTAGCCAGTGCCGAGGTGGTTGTGTACTCGACCACAGCGTTCCTCGGCTACGGCATCACAGACCAGAACGGCAACGTGACTATAAATGGAATTGACGGCAACTACACGGCTCAGGTCATGATATTTGGCAACTACACCGTGCAGACGTACACGTTCTCGGTCAGCATAAACAACACGACCTCAGTCATCGTCCTCGACATAAGCTCGCTGCCAACTCTCGCAGGATATGTGCTCAAGGATGGTACGCCCGTGAGCGGGGCCTTCGTCAGCCTGTACAGTGACGACTACCTCGTCTACGTCACGGCAACGACCAATTCGAGCGGGTACTACAGCCTGTCTCTGCCGTCCTACGGCACGTACAACATCCGCGTGGATCCGGGCTTTTCCAGCGAGTACTTCACTCCATATGAGGACAGGCTGGACGTGAACCAGAGCCTGACATCTTCGCTCTACAACATAAGCGTCGGCTTCGCGAATGGTGTGAAGCTCAGCGGCTACGTCACGGACACCAGTGGGAGGAGCGACACCCCCATGTCTGACGTCTTAATCTGGACGTTCTCGGAGGACACTCTCTACTACGCCTACACGTTCACGAACGACAGCGGATATTACGAGCTCGAGCTGCCAGCTGGAACGTACGAGATTCACTTCGACCCCACAACGTCCTCGTCTCCCGGATTCGTCGAGAAGGTGGTCACGCTCTCACTTGCCGGGGATACGGTTTACAACGTCACGTTTGACCTCGCAGATCAGGGCAACATGCTGTCCGGGTGGATCGTTGACGGAAACGGCCAGCCCGTCACCTGCTCCTACGGGTGCGGGTGGATCGTGGCGTACGGTGAGAATGGGTGGAATTCTGCTGAGGTCGGGAGCGATGGCTACTACGAGATGTACCTGCCGTCCGGGGACTACACGGTGGAGTTCTACCCATACTCGTCTTCATACACCACCGTCAGGACATCGGTCTCACTGAGCGGGGACACTGTGATGAACCTCACGGTCTCCCAGGGCTACTCACTGAGCGGGCAGGTTCTCAGGAACGGTCAGGCGGTGAGCTACGCTGACGTTTACCTCTACAATTCCGACACGTGGGAATTCGCAGGCTGGACTTCCACGGATTACAACGGCAACTTTGTCATCCACGGGCTGAGCGGGGGCAACTACACGATTGAAGTGTACTCCCCGACAGCCGGATACTACTCGGCGGAAGTTACGGTCAGCGGAGACGTTACCCTGACGGTGGACATGTCGGCGGTTGGAGGGTACACGCTCGACGGCACAATCCTCCCGTCCGGCTCGGCAGACGTGTACATCTACAACGACGAGTACTCCTTCTGGACGTACACGGACAACGGAACCTTCAGCATGGCCGGAATACCGCCCGGCAACTATACCGTTCAGATCTACCACTACGACCTCGGCATGCCGATGAACTTCGAGGTCTCGATAAGCTCAGACACCTCGATGACATTCGACTTTGGTGTTTCCTCGACAACGCTCTCCAGCGTTAGAGTGACGGTTGTGAACGAGACCGGCAGTGCGGTGTCTGGAGCGAGCGTGAGCCTGTACTCTGACACGACGGGTGCGAGCAACACCACCGACTCCAACGGCGTTGCGACCTTCCAGCTGCCAGACGGCACGTACAGCGTGGTTGTGCAGGCCGACGGGTACTACATCAACGCGACAACCCTGACAGTGAGCGGCGATACGAGTCTGAGCATCGCGCTGGAGTCAATAGCCACTCAGACCCAGAACGGAACGACCGGTGGAACCCAGACTTCGCTCGTCGTCAACATAACCAGCCTGTACGACAGTGACGTGTCGGTGTGGATAACGGTGAAGGACAGCAACGCGACCAGCGACAGGTACTATGCTGAGGTTTTCGAGAGGACGATCCCTGCGGGTCAGACGGCGTCGTTCACACTCTCAGTTCCGGCGGGAACCTACAAGGTGGCAGTCCTGTACCCGGTTTACAGCAACGGCGTCATCGCCGAGACCGGTGAGGTGTACCAGCTGAATGTTACCGTTCCGGGATCTCCACCGCTGGAGTTCACGGTTCCGGGATCGTGA